A single Leptolyngbya sp. 'hensonii' DNA region contains:
- a CDS encoding RNA-binding protein yields MSIYVGNLSYEVTEADLTSVFAEYGSVKRVQLPADRETGRPRGFGFVEMGTDAEEAASIEALDGAEWMGRSLKVNKAKPRENRGTSFGGGGGGGGGRRNNYSRSY; encoded by the coding sequence ATGTCGATTTATGTAGGTAACCTGTCTTATGAGGTTACGGAGGCTGACCTAACTTCTGTATTTGCAGAATATGGTTCAGTCAAGCGCGTTCAGCTTCCCGCTGATCGGGAAACGGGTCGTCCCCGTGGTTTCGGTTTTGTGGAAATGGGTACCGATGCTGAAGAAGCAGCGTCCATTGAAGCTCTGGATGGTGCTGAATGGATGGGTCGCAGCCTGAAAGTCAACAAAGCGAAGCCTCGCGAAAATAGAGGGACTTCCTTTGGTGGCGGTGGTGGTGGCGGCGGTGGCCGGAGAAACAACTACTCCCGCAGCTACTAA